A genomic stretch from Corynebacterium faecale includes:
- a CDS encoding glycerophosphodiester phosphodiesterase, translated as MYIVAHRGAEDLELENSLAAFLAAPPADAMELDVHASRDNHVVVIHDRTAARVADPASPHRDAPMASLTLEEIKQIILRDGSKIPTLDEVLDATTLPIQVEIKAPGAVAPLAELFLKRQDQLSRILFISFIDSALVELTDRLPGARVGVLRADPTQDVDVLDELPEASLAAFLPYWKMITPELVANYHARGIRVGCWTIREEDALATVEAAGVDCATVSDPGRFRPGSPNQQPLMW; from the coding sequence ATGTATATCGTGGCGCACCGTGGTGCAGAAGATCTGGAATTGGAAAACTCACTGGCCGCCTTCCTGGCGGCCCCGCCCGCGGATGCCATGGAGCTGGACGTGCACGCGAGCCGGGACAATCATGTGGTGGTGATCCACGACCGCACCGCGGCACGCGTGGCTGATCCGGCATCCCCGCACCGGGATGCTCCAATGGCATCGTTGACTCTGGAGGAGATCAAACAGATCATCCTGCGTGATGGCTCAAAGATCCCCACGCTGGACGAGGTCCTGGATGCCACCACCCTGCCCATCCAGGTGGAGATCAAGGCCCCGGGTGCGGTGGCACCTCTGGCTGAGCTGTTTTTGAAGCGCCAGGATCAGCTGAGCCGCATCCTGTTCATCTCCTTCATCGACTCCGCCCTGGTGGAACTGACCGACCGCCTCCCCGGGGCCCGCGTGGGAGTGCTGCGCGCGGATCCCACCCAGGACGTGGATGTGCTGGATGAACTCCCCGAGGCCAGCCTGGCGGCGTTTCTCCCCTATTGGAAGATGATCACCCCGGAGCTGGTGGCCAACTACCACGCACGCGGCATCCGCGTCGGTTGCTGGACCATCCGCGAAGAGGATGCCCTGGCCACGGTTGAGGCCGCCGGTGTGGACTGCGCAACAGTCAGTGACCCCGGACGTTTCCGCCCGGGCTCCCCCAACCAACAACCACTGATGTGGTGA
- a CDS encoding TrmH family RNA methyltransferase, with protein sequence MALDFTEAFTERTPRIVNAAKLQKTAHRKKTNQFLAEGENSVEAAISTGAATDLFVTEQAAEKFEEIIRTAGYMNVYTHAITDRAAQSMSDTVTTTGIFALCNDVLWTIGKAVNKRSQLVCVPVETRDPGNAGTLIRVADAVGADAVVFAGETVDPQGPKVVRSSAGSLFHVPVARNANIDDVLGQLRAQGMQILATAADGEVDLDEADELLTRPTAWLFGNEAHGLGEELLAKADHRVRIPIRGRAESLNLATAASICLYESSKALYTGA encoded by the coding sequence ATGGCATTGGATTTCACCGAGGCGTTCACGGAACGCACCCCCCGCATCGTCAACGCGGCAAAGCTCCAGAAGACGGCACACCGTAAGAAGACCAACCAGTTCCTGGCGGAGGGGGAGAACTCCGTTGAGGCGGCCATCTCCACCGGGGCAGCAACAGATCTGTTCGTCACGGAACAGGCAGCGGAGAAGTTCGAGGAGATCATCCGCACCGCCGGGTACATGAACGTGTACACCCACGCGATCACCGACCGGGCCGCACAGTCCATGAGTGACACCGTCACCACCACGGGCATTTTCGCCCTGTGCAATGACGTGTTGTGGACGATCGGCAAGGCGGTGAACAAGCGCTCGCAGCTGGTGTGTGTGCCTGTGGAAACCCGCGATCCGGGTAATGCCGGAACGCTCATCCGGGTGGCGGATGCAGTGGGTGCAGATGCCGTGGTGTTCGCCGGCGAGACCGTGGATCCCCAGGGTCCGAAGGTGGTCCGGTCGTCGGCAGGCTCTCTTTTTCACGTGCCGGTGGCACGCAACGCCAACATTGATGATGTGCTCGGCCAGCTACGCGCGCAGGGCATGCAGATCCTGGCCACCGCAGCAGACGGCGAGGTAGATCTTGATGAGGCTGATGAACTGCTGACCAGGCCCACCGCCTGGCTGTTTGGCAATGAGGCCCACGGGCTGGGGGAGGAGCTGCTGGCTAAAGCAGACCACCGGGTGCGCATCCCGATCCGGGGCCGCGCGGAATCGCTCAACCTGGCCACCGCGGCGTCGATATGCCTTTATGAATCCTCCAAGGCGCTGTACACGGGCGCATAA
- the pheS gene encoding phenylalanine--tRNA ligase subunit alpha translates to MSEIQLTEASLNEAAIAAIAAFDGAQNLEELATLRRDHLGDNAPIPQARRSLGSIPKDQRKDAGRFVNMALGRAEKHFAQVKVVLEEKRNQEVLEEERVDVTVPTTRAQVGALHPITILNEQIADIFVGMGWEVAEGPEVEAEYFNFDALNFLPDHPARTLQDTFHIGPEGSRQVLRTHTSPVQIRSMLDREVPLYIACPGRVFRTDELDATHTPVFHQIEGLAVDKGLTMAHLRGTLDHLAKELFGPDTKTRMRSNYFPFTEPSAEVDVWFPNKKGGAGWIEWGGCGMVNPNVLRAVGVDPEEYSGFAFGMGIERTLQFRNGLSDMRDMVEGDVRFTLPFGIQA, encoded by the coding sequence GTGTCCGAAATTCAGTTGACCGAAGCCAGTTTGAATGAAGCGGCCATCGCGGCCATTGCGGCGTTTGACGGTGCGCAGAACCTCGAGGAGCTGGCCACCCTGCGCCGCGACCACCTCGGTGACAACGCACCGATCCCGCAGGCCCGCCGCTCACTGGGAAGCATTCCCAAGGACCAGCGCAAAGATGCTGGACGCTTCGTCAACATGGCACTCGGCCGTGCAGAAAAGCACTTTGCCCAGGTCAAGGTCGTGCTCGAGGAGAAGCGCAACCAGGAGGTGCTGGAGGAGGAGCGTGTGGATGTCACCGTTCCCACCACCCGCGCCCAGGTCGGTGCGCTGCACCCGATCACCATTCTCAATGAGCAGATTGCCGATATCTTCGTCGGCATGGGCTGGGAAGTCGCAGAAGGCCCGGAGGTTGAGGCGGAGTACTTCAACTTCGATGCCCTGAACTTCCTGCCCGACCACCCGGCACGCACCCTGCAAGACACCTTCCACATCGGACCGGAGGGTTCACGTCAGGTGCTGCGCACCCACACCTCCCCGGTGCAGATCCGTTCCATGCTCGACCGTGAGGTGCCCCTCTACATCGCATGCCCCGGACGGGTCTTCCGCACCGATGAACTGGACGCCACCCACACCCCGGTTTTCCACCAGATCGAGGGCCTGGCTGTGGACAAGGGCCTGACCATGGCGCACCTGCGTGGCACCCTGGACCACCTGGCCAAGGAGCTCTTCGGCCCTGATACCAAGACCCGCATGCGGTCGAACTACTTCCCCTTCACCGAACCGTCCGCTGAGGTGGACGTCTGGTTCCCTAATAAGAAGGGTGGCGCCGGTTGGATCGAGTGGGGTGGCTGCGGCATGGTCAACCCGAATGTACTGCGGGCAGTGGGCGTTGACCCGGAGGAGTACTCCGGTTTCGCCTTCGGCATGGGCATTGAGCGCACCCTGCAGTTCCGCAACGGTCTGTCTGATATGCGCGACATGGTGGAGGGCGATGTCCGCTTCACCCTGCCGTTCGGTATCCAGGCTTAA
- the pheT gene encoding phenylalanine--tRNA ligase subunit beta, whose translation MLIAQNWVTGLLGHSNPGWSVSTAELDTGYVRVGFETEGHADIPAATGPLVLGVVESIEELTEFKKPIRHCFVNVGDANGTGEPQSIICGARNFVEGDTVVVALPGAVLPGDFAIGERETYGRMSAGMICSAAELGLTDKQNSGIITLPATAGTPGDDARPVLGLEDTVFEVNVTPDRGYALSARGLTRELASAFNLTFTDVALEPAVAGLENTAPAVSGELIPIDVREETNTVRFGLRKVTGVDPAVESPFWLQRELMLSGQRPVNVATDVTNYIMLLLGTPMHAFDAGKINGGLTVRNAQAGEKFETLDHLKRDLSEEDVVICDESGIQSMAGVMGGVTSEISETTTDVYFESAVWDPKTVARTSRRHKLSSEASRRFERGVDPALVEIALDLACSLLVDIAGGTIDAGRTLIGEVPGMPTITMPVTRPSELAGVEYSAETVVARLEEVGCAVEVNGTDLTVTPPTWRSDLTMSADLVEEVLRLEGLEAIPTIVPTAPAGRGLSDAQKRRRAVGHALAYAGYAEIIPSPFMNPETFDVWGLDADDERRKTVAVLNPLEADNNVLSTSLLPSMLEAVRRNVARGHNDFSLFGVQQVSFERGTGVSPMPAVTERPSGEIVTELLESLPEQPLHAVTVATGNIEFAGPWGQGRAYTFADAIESARTVARAAGVELELANADLLPWHPGRCAALLIDAQVVGYAGELHPQVLERAGLPARTCAMEINIDALPLRENLPAPVLSAFPALHQDIALVVDEDVPSEHVRAVVEEGAGELIEAVELFDVYRSEQLGEGKKSLAFSLLFRANDRTLTDEEANVARLQAAELAKERFGAEMRG comes from the coding sequence ATGTTGATTGCACAGAACTGGGTGACGGGACTACTCGGACACTCCAACCCGGGTTGGTCGGTTTCCACCGCGGAACTGGATACCGGTTATGTCCGCGTCGGTTTCGAGACCGAGGGCCATGCCGATATTCCCGCCGCCACCGGTCCACTGGTGCTGGGTGTTGTGGAGAGCATCGAGGAGCTCACTGAGTTCAAGAAGCCGATCCGCCACTGCTTCGTCAACGTCGGCGATGCCAATGGCACCGGTGAGCCACAGTCCATCATCTGTGGTGCCCGCAACTTCGTTGAAGGTGACACCGTTGTTGTTGCCCTCCCGGGTGCCGTCCTGCCTGGCGATTTCGCCATCGGTGAGCGTGAGACCTATGGTCGCATGTCCGCCGGCATGATCTGCTCCGCTGCGGAATTGGGTCTGACCGATAAGCAGAACTCCGGGATCATCACTTTGCCAGCCACCGCCGGCACACCAGGCGATGATGCCCGTCCAGTGCTGGGACTTGAAGATACCGTCTTCGAGGTCAATGTCACCCCGGACCGTGGGTACGCCCTGTCCGCCCGCGGCCTGACCCGTGAGTTGGCTTCCGCGTTCAACCTCACCTTCACCGATGTTGCCCTCGAGCCAGCCGTCGCCGGTCTGGAGAACACCGCGCCGGCAGTCAGCGGTGAGCTCATCCCCATCGATGTCCGCGAAGAAACCAACACTGTTCGTTTCGGCCTGCGTAAAGTCACTGGCGTTGACCCAGCGGTGGAATCGCCCTTCTGGCTGCAGCGCGAACTGATGTTGTCCGGCCAGCGCCCGGTCAACGTGGCCACCGACGTGACCAACTACATCATGCTGTTGCTCGGCACTCCGATGCACGCATTTGATGCCGGCAAGATCAACGGTGGCCTGACTGTCCGCAATGCGCAGGCGGGGGAGAAGTTCGAGACCCTGGATCACCTCAAGCGTGACCTGTCCGAGGAGGACGTGGTCATCTGTGATGAGTCCGGCATCCAGTCCATGGCTGGTGTCATGGGTGGTGTCACCTCAGAGATCTCTGAGACCACCACCGATGTCTACTTCGAGTCCGCCGTCTGGGATCCGAAGACCGTGGCACGCACCTCGCGCCGCCACAAGCTGAGCTCCGAGGCATCCCGCCGCTTCGAGCGCGGCGTGGACCCAGCCCTGGTGGAGATCGCCCTGGACCTGGCCTGCTCCCTGCTGGTGGACATCGCCGGTGGCACCATTGATGCCGGTCGCACCCTCATCGGTGAAGTTCCCGGCATGCCCACCATCACCATGCCTGTTACCCGCCCCTCTGAGCTGGCTGGTGTGGAGTACTCCGCTGAGACCGTGGTTGCGCGCCTCGAAGAAGTCGGCTGCGCCGTGGAAGTCAATGGCACAGACCTGACCGTGACTCCTCCGACCTGGCGTTCCGATCTCACCATGTCCGCTGACCTGGTAGAGGAGGTCCTGCGCCTGGAGGGCCTGGAGGCCATCCCCACCATCGTGCCCACCGCCCCAGCAGGTCGCGGCCTGTCGGATGCGCAGAAGCGCCGCCGCGCCGTCGGTCACGCCCTGGCCTATGCCGGTTATGCGGAGATCATCCCGAGCCCGTTCATGAACCCGGAGACCTTTGATGTCTGGGGACTGGACGCTGACGATGAGCGCCGCAAGACCGTCGCCGTGCTCAATCCGCTCGAGGCCGACAACAACGTGCTGTCCACCTCATTGCTGCCCTCCATGTTGGAGGCGGTGCGCCGCAATGTCGCCCGCGGCCATAATGATTTCTCCCTCTTCGGCGTGCAGCAGGTGTCCTTCGAGCGCGGCACCGGGGTTTCCCCGATGCCGGCGGTCACGGAGCGCCCGTCCGGGGAGATCGTCACCGAACTGCTGGAATCCCTGCCTGAGCAGCCACTTCACGCGGTGACGGTGGCCACCGGCAACATCGAGTTCGCCGGCCCCTGGGGCCAGGGCCGCGCCTACACCTTCGCCGACGCCATCGAATCCGCCCGCACCGTGGCCCGCGCCGCCGGTGTTGAGCTCGAGTTGGCCAACGCTGATCTCCTCCCGTGGCACCCTGGCCGCTGCGCGGCTCTGCTTATCGACGCCCAGGTTGTCGGTTATGCCGGTGAGCTGCACCCGCAGGTTCTTGAGCGTGCCGGCCTGCCGGCCCGCACGTGCGCGATGGAGATCAACATCGACGCCCTGCCACTGCGCGAAAACCTGCCTGCTCCGGTGCTGTCCGCATTCCCGGCGCTGCACCAGGACATCGCCCTGGTGGTGGACGAGGACGTGCCATCCGAGCATGTCCGCGCGGTCGTCGAGGAAGGTGCCGGCGAGCTTATTGAGGCCGTCGAGCTTTTCGATGTCTACCGCTCCGAACAGCTTGGGGAGGGCAAGAAGTCCTTGGCCTTCTCCCTGCTCTTCCGCGCGAACGATCGCACCCTGACCGATGAGGAGGCCAATGTGGCCCGTCTGCAGGCTGCTGAACTGGCTAAGGAACGATTCGGGGCTGAGATGCGCGGCTAG
- a CDS encoding SGNH/GDSL hydrolase family protein: MAMRKLAAVMAATIASAAMLTTALVPTATAQSSGSSGVDVSRALTSSAGEADSRAPEGGAKVVVFGDSHTSGTTMPWRTDERGCLKGAGSWPEQLQANLGLPRGELIDVSCSGASINSDGFHFSDEVRHAEARGAIGARTEHIFVQLGKNDTWGSGVNLLESVQTCLFDLGAGCGDRAIASGKMQNPEAVTAEHYAERVKPVIDYLKYYAPNAEITLVGYQEYTPRGGSQVCVRLGGTPLVKNDAPALVDFMNRLDMSIAGAADILGVSHVDLRSATEGHSSCSNDPWVVGVLDARTDMLAGPWHPSHKGDAVTAGILRDRVNA; the protein is encoded by the coding sequence ATGGCTATGCGCAAACTGGCCGCGGTAATGGCGGCGACAATCGCCTCCGCAGCAATGCTCACCACCGCACTTGTCCCCACAGCCACCGCACAGAGCAGCGGCAGCAGTGGTGTAGATGTGAGCCGGGCCTTAACATCAAGTGCCGGCGAAGCTGATAGCCGTGCCCCTGAAGGGGGAGCGAAGGTCGTGGTCTTCGGCGACTCCCACACCTCCGGCACCACCATGCCCTGGCGCACCGATGAACGCGGTTGCCTCAAGGGTGCCGGGTCCTGGCCGGAACAGCTCCAGGCCAACCTGGGACTGCCACGTGGCGAACTCATCGATGTCTCCTGCTCCGGTGCCTCCATCAACTCCGATGGATTCCACTTCTCTGATGAGGTCCGCCACGCAGAAGCCCGTGGTGCCATCGGTGCCCGCACCGAGCACATCTTCGTCCAGCTGGGCAAGAACGATACCTGGGGATCCGGCGTCAACCTCCTGGAATCAGTACAGACCTGCCTCTTCGACTTGGGTGCAGGATGCGGTGACCGTGCTATCGCCTCCGGGAAGATGCAGAACCCTGAAGCCGTCACCGCTGAGCACTACGCCGAACGCGTCAAGCCGGTCATCGATTACCTGAAGTACTACGCCCCCAACGCCGAGATCACCCTTGTTGGTTACCAGGAGTACACCCCACGCGGTGGCAGCCAGGTCTGTGTCCGCCTCGGCGGCACCCCACTGGTGAAAAACGATGCCCCGGCCCTCGTGGACTTCATGAACCGACTTGACATGTCCATCGCCGGTGCCGCTGACATCCTCGGTGTCTCCCACGTTGATCTGCGCTCCGCCACCGAAGGACACTCCAGCTGCTCCAATGATCCCTGGGTGGTCGGCGTGCTCGATGCCCGCACCGACATGCTTGCCGGACCATGGCACCCCTCCCATAAGGGCGATGCCGTCACCGCAGGTATCCTCCGCGACCGGGTGAATGCCTAA
- a CDS encoding acyltransferase family protein, translating to MSSVSSATEVASQSKKVRRPNLPSLTGARWLAAVAVFVLHALVFLNVYPFQKSDLFATIHSFIPMQLGSAGVTFFFILSGFLIYWSNSELKGVRNTLYYCKRRITKIYPMHLIALAMFLVASARFTASGVQWVLDFADIQFWLPNALLIHTWNPDWASLSGMNVPSWSLAAEMLFYLTFPLFIPLVRKVKGVGNWWAFAITFILSLGAITFIHFFAEGPKGIENFFVPRLWDTDVSPVADVHADPIWFMQWEIPVLESYWLSYYFPLTRLIEFYLGVFGAKLVAEGMFRNTKLSWPLLGLLVSYIATWFVPLSFKMSVIMSLPMAFVVCTLAVRDIKGVSGEIASPRAVLLGNISFAFYMVQFPVMVAVQRYIVAGQSWGFLGWAMVSILSFFISVIFAWILFTFVDDPLMKATARKSGKSRKYRKSRDKARENVLVRDLKILFGVKPKDPVAVEDLAPAGGAPTGVPVDDTGRVTQDAAHPEPANQRL from the coding sequence ATGTCCAGTGTTTCTTCCGCTACAGAGGTGGCGTCGCAAAGCAAGAAGGTCCGGCGGCCCAACCTGCCGTCGCTGACCGGCGCGCGTTGGCTCGCCGCGGTGGCCGTTTTTGTTCTTCACGCGCTGGTGTTTTTGAATGTCTACCCATTCCAGAAGTCGGATCTGTTTGCCACGATCCACTCCTTCATCCCGATGCAGCTGGGCTCCGCGGGTGTGACGTTCTTCTTCATTCTGTCGGGTTTTTTGATCTACTGGTCCAACAGTGAGCTCAAGGGTGTGCGCAATACGCTGTATTACTGCAAACGACGCATCACCAAGATCTACCCCATGCATCTGATCGCCCTGGCCATGTTCCTGGTGGCCTCGGCACGGTTCACCGCCTCCGGTGTGCAGTGGGTGCTCGACTTCGCAGATATCCAGTTCTGGCTACCCAACGCCCTTTTGATCCACACCTGGAACCCAGACTGGGCATCACTGTCCGGCATGAACGTCCCATCGTGGTCACTGGCCGCGGAGATGCTGTTCTATCTCACCTTCCCACTGTTCATCCCGTTGGTGCGCAAGGTCAAGGGAGTGGGGAACTGGTGGGCATTCGCCATCACCTTCATCCTCTCCCTGGGTGCGATCACCTTCATCCACTTCTTCGCTGAAGGCCCGAAGGGCATTGAGAACTTCTTCGTGCCACGCCTGTGGGACACCGATGTATCCCCGGTTGCCGATGTCCACGCCGACCCCATCTGGTTCATGCAGTGGGAGATCCCCGTCCTGGAATCCTACTGGCTCTCCTACTACTTCCCACTGACCCGCCTCATCGAGTTCTACCTCGGTGTCTTCGGCGCCAAGCTGGTTGCCGAAGGCATGTTCCGCAACACCAAACTCAGCTGGCCGCTGCTGGGACTTCTGGTCTCCTATATCGCCACCTGGTTTGTACCACTGTCCTTCAAGATGTCCGTGATCATGTCCCTGCCAATGGCGTTCGTGGTCTGCACCCTGGCGGTGCGTGACATCAAGGGAGTCTCAGGCGAGATCGCCTCACCCCGGGCTGTGCTGCTGGGTAATATCTCCTTCGCCTTCTACATGGTGCAGTTCCCGGTCATGGTGGCGGTGCAGCGGTATATCGTGGCCGGTCAATCCTGGGGTTTCCTGGGCTGGGCCATGGTATCGATCCTGAGCTTCTTCATCTCTGTCATCTTCGCGTGGATCCTGTTCACCTTCGTGGATGATCCCCTGATGAAGGCAACGGCGAGGAAGTCAGGGAAATCCAGAAAATACCGGAAGTCACGGGACAAGGCACGCGAAAACGTTCTGGTCCGCGACCTGAAGATCCTCTTCGGCGTCAAGCCGAAGGATCCGGTTGCTGTCGAGGATCTCGCACCGGCAGGTGGCGCCCCGACAGGCGTGCCTGTCGATGACACCGGACGCGTGACCCAGGACGCCGCCCACCCGGAACCTGCCAACCAGCGCCTGTAA
- a CDS encoding Crp/Fnr family transcriptional regulator — translation MSLHPVRSACSHPHPCDMATRIAVMKRSQLTQGLSEEQLTNLARDLKAWSWHEGDPLLLAGEEVEGSYMIASGRARITRDTVDGKELTMDIAAPGDIVGPVSTVSTAAVDSAWAMETTCALFIPADALAEVVAEYPQFAVALLQMQQERLRQAREREVGQTVHTVEQRVAAVLEELAEKLGQHMSDGSILLQVRLRRQDIAGMAGTTVESTSRVMSRMKKDGVIDSGREWVSILDSDALSDLAFGD, via the coding sequence ATGTCTTTGCATCCCGTCCGTTCCGCATGTTCCCACCCGCACCCCTGCGACATGGCTACCAGGATCGCCGTGATGAAGAGATCACAGCTGACCCAGGGGCTCTCTGAGGAGCAGTTGACCAATCTCGCCCGTGACCTAAAAGCCTGGTCCTGGCACGAGGGGGATCCATTGCTTTTGGCAGGTGAGGAGGTGGAGGGCAGCTATATGATCGCCTCGGGCAGGGCCCGGATCACCCGGGACACCGTGGACGGCAAGGAATTGACCATGGATATCGCCGCTCCCGGAGACATCGTGGGGCCGGTGTCCACTGTCTCCACCGCGGCGGTGGATTCCGCCTGGGCCATGGAGACCACCTGTGCACTGTTCATCCCGGCGGATGCACTGGCGGAAGTGGTGGCGGAGTACCCCCAGTTTGCGGTGGCATTGTTGCAGATGCAGCAGGAGCGGTTGCGCCAGGCCCGTGAGAGGGAAGTGGGGCAGACCGTTCATACGGTGGAGCAGCGCGTGGCCGCGGTCCTGGAGGAATTGGCCGAGAAGCTGGGCCAGCACATGAGTGACGGATCGATACTGCTGCAGGTGCGTCTGCGCCGCCAGGATATCGCGGGCATGGCGGGCACCACGGTGGAATCAACATCCCGGGTGATGTCGAGGATGAAGAAAGACGGCGTTATTGATTCCGGCCGGGAATGGGTGTCCATCCTGGATTCTGATGCGCTCTCGGATCTGGCGTTCGGGGACTAG
- the argC gene encoding N-acetyl-gamma-glutamyl-phosphate reductase: MTIKVAVAGASGYAGGEILRLLLGHPAYASGELEIGALTAASTVGTKVADLMPHLPQLADRVIEDTTKDVLEGHDVVFLGLPHGFSAEIANQLGPDVTIIDCAADFRLSDSDAWSKFYGSEHAGSWPYGIPEMPGHREQLIGSKRVAVPGCFPTGATLALLPAVQADLIEPDISVVSITGVSGAGKKAAVPFLGSETMGSLKAYNTAGKHRHTPELTQNLKEVTDKDVNISFTPVLAPLPRGILTTATAPLVEGVTQEQARKVYEDFYADEPFVHVLPDGVQPQTQNVVGSNMCHVQIEVDYVAKKVLVTSVIDNLTKGTGGAAVQCMNLALGFDETAGLPQTGVAP, from the coding sequence ATGACGATCAAGGTTGCAGTAGCAGGAGCCAGTGGATATGCAGGTGGGGAGATCCTCCGCCTCCTTCTAGGCCACCCGGCCTATGCATCAGGTGAGTTGGAGATCGGCGCCCTGACCGCCGCCTCCACCGTGGGCACGAAAGTGGCCGACCTGATGCCGCATCTTCCGCAGTTGGCTGATCGGGTAATCGAGGACACCACCAAGGATGTACTGGAAGGCCACGATGTGGTTTTCCTGGGTCTACCGCACGGATTCTCCGCGGAGATCGCCAACCAGCTGGGCCCCGATGTCACGATCATTGACTGTGCCGCGGATTTCCGCCTCTCCGATTCGGATGCCTGGTCGAAGTTCTATGGATCCGAGCATGCTGGTTCCTGGCCTTATGGCATCCCCGAGATGCCCGGCCACCGTGAGCAGCTCATCGGGTCCAAGAGGGTCGCCGTGCCCGGTTGTTTCCCCACCGGCGCCACCCTGGCACTGCTGCCAGCGGTTCAGGCCGACCTCATCGAGCCGGATATTTCAGTCGTGTCCATCACCGGTGTCTCAGGTGCAGGCAAGAAGGCAGCCGTGCCCTTCCTCGGTTCAGAGACCATGGGTTCACTCAAGGCCTATAACACCGCGGGCAAACACCGTCACACCCCGGAGCTCACTCAGAACCTCAAAGAGGTCACCGACAAGGACGTGAACATCAGCTTCACCCCGGTGTTGGCACCACTGCCACGCGGCATCCTCACCACCGCCACTGCGCCACTGGTGGAGGGCGTCACCCAGGAGCAGGCCCGCAAGGTCTATGAGGATTTCTACGCCGATGAGCCTTTCGTGCATGTCCTGCCTGATGGTGTGCAGCCACAGACCCAGAATGTGGTCGGTTCGAATATGTGCCACGTTCAGATCGAGGTGGATTACGTTGCCAAGAAGGTGCTGGTCACCTCGGTGATCGATAACCTCACCAAGGGTACCGGAGGTGCTGCAGTGCAGTGCATGAACCTCGCGCTCGGCTTCGATGAAACCGCAGGTCTGCCTCAGACCGGCGTTGCGCCTTAA
- the argJ gene encoding bifunctional glutamate N-acetyltransferase/amino-acid acetyltransferase ArgJ: MADTGITAPKGFVASATTAGIKPSGKPDMALVVNQGPEFTAAAVFTRNRVIAAPVKVSRENVADGQLKAVLYNAGNANACNGAQGEADARESVNALAAKLNLDPTDVGVCSTGLIGELLPMDKITSGIDALTADGALGDHGDAAARAIMTTDTVDKETVIFADGWSVGAMGKGVGMMAPSLATMLVCLTTDASITQAMAQIALAKATAVTFDTLDIDGSTSTNDTVFLLASGASGITPDQDDLNDAVFAACSDLAEKMQADAEGVTKRVSVTVEGTTNDEQAINAARTIARDNLFKCAMFGSDPNWGRVLAAVGMADADMEPEHISVFFNDQAVCLDSTGAPGAREVDLSGADIAVRVDLGTGGDGRATVRTTDLSYAYVEINSEYST; encoded by the coding sequence ATGGCCGATACCGGCATCACCGCACCCAAGGGGTTCGTCGCCTCTGCCACCACCGCGGGCATCAAACCCTCCGGTAAGCCGGACATGGCACTCGTGGTCAACCAGGGGCCTGAGTTCACCGCGGCGGCGGTCTTCACGCGCAACCGTGTTATTGCAGCCCCGGTGAAGGTCAGCCGTGAGAACGTGGCCGATGGTCAGCTCAAGGCGGTTCTCTACAATGCCGGCAATGCCAACGCCTGCAATGGTGCCCAGGGTGAGGCCGATGCCCGCGAATCTGTGAACGCACTCGCCGCCAAGCTCAACCTGGATCCGACTGATGTCGGTGTTTGCTCCACCGGTCTGATCGGCGAGCTGTTGCCCATGGACAAGATCACCAGCGGCATCGATGCCCTCACCGCAGACGGTGCGCTGGGTGATCATGGTGACGCCGCCGCGCGTGCGATCATGACCACCGACACCGTGGACAAGGAAACCGTCATCTTCGCAGATGGCTGGTCCGTCGGTGCGATGGGCAAGGGCGTGGGCATGATGGCGCCATCGCTGGCCACCATGCTGGTCTGCCTGACCACGGATGCCTCCATCACCCAGGCGATGGCGCAGATCGCACTGGCCAAGGCCACCGCCGTCACCTTCGACACCCTCGACATCGACGGTTCCACCTCCACCAATGACACCGTCTTCCTGCTGGCCTCCGGTGCCTCTGGCATCACCCCGGACCAGGATGATCTCAATGACGCCGTCTTTGCCGCGTGTTCTGATCTGGCTGAGAAGATGCAGGCTGATGCCGAGGGCGTGACCAAACGCGTCAGCGTCACTGTCGAAGGCACCACCAACGATGAGCAGGCCATCAACGCGGCCCGCACCATCGCCCGTGACAACCTGTTCAAGTGCGCCATGTTCGGCTCGGATCCGAACTGGGGTCGTGTGCTGGCAGCCGTGGGGATGGCGGATGCCGACATGGAACCCGAGCACATCTCGGTGTTCTTCAATGATCAGGCCGTGTGCCTTGATTCCACCGGTGCACCCGGTGCACGCGAGGTGGACCTGTCCGGCGCGGACATCGCCGTGCGCGTTGACCTGGGCACCGGCGGAGATGGCCGCGCCACCGTGCGCACCACAGATCTCAGTTATGCCTATGTGGAGATCAACTCGGAGTACAGCACCTAA